In the genome of Paenibacillus pabuli, the window GTTCAACCACTCTTGTAAACTAGGAACCGACTCGTTGATGGAATCCAGCATAACCAGCTCCTGCATGCGATCCACCCGATACAACAGCACTCGATCCTTCCTCCGAGCCGGCATATACCAATACCCGTGATCGTAATAGATGCCGACGGGGAAGACCTGTACTTTTTTATCTCCCTGCCGGGAATGATATATAAATTCAATCTCTCTTTTATCGACTGCCGCGCCTAATATCTCGGTTGTTAATGCCTCGGCCTGTACAGCATGATGTTGAAGGAACGTAATGTGCTGCCTCATCCGTGTAATCAGATCCTGTACATCCTGAGGTAAAGTTGAATAATACTCCTCTGCGAGATGCTCACGAATCGATCCATACGGAAAATCCGGGACGTTCTCCAAATATTCAATCATCATAAATAAACCCAATGCCTCATGCTGTGTGAGTTGAAGAGGTGGCAAAATCCGATTAGGAAGCACCCGATAACCCCCGTTCACTCCAACCTCCGTATACAAAGGAAAGCCCAGCTCCTGCAGATCATTCAGATCCCGTTGGATCGTACGGATCGACACCTGAAAACGCTCCGCCAATTCACGAGCCGTAAATTTCTTTCTCGAATCCATGAGTCGCATCAATGCGAGTTTTCGATTATTCATATTCATCCACCTAACTACGTCAACATTTGTCACAGTTGGAGTGTATCATAAAGTTTAGAAAGGAGCGATGAATGATGTCAAATAATAAAACAGTACTGTACATTGCGATGAGCTTGGATGGGTACATTGCAAGACCGGATGGTTCGGTGGATTGGCTGTTCGATGTGGAAGGCGATGGTGGCGATAACGGGTATGGCGAGTTTTATTCAACCATTGGAACGGTGGTCATGGGACGTCTTACGTATGAAGAGGTGCTCAAGCTGTCAGAGGATTTCCCCTATGCGGATCGCCCGACGTATGTACTTTCCCGTTCCAAACAAGCCCCTGCGCCGCACGTACAATTTACGAACGAAGCTGTGGAGAACCTGATTCCTCGCTTGAAGCAGGACTCCAGCGGTGACATTTGGATTGTAGGCGGAGGCCAGGTGGTCCAAGCTGTTCTGCAACAACAACTGCTCGATGAGGTTGAGATTGCCATTATTCCGAAAATCCTTGGCGAAGGAATCCCCTTATTCCCAACTGGAACGGTACCCACCCATTTCAGAATGATTCATAAGCAGACGCTGGGGCAGATCATTTCGATCCGTTACCAGGTAATAGGGAAGTAAAACCGTAGCGTAGTTAACACATCCCTTTCGGATGTCGAAGGCCTAACCATCTAAAGCCAGACCTCTCTTGTTCAAGAAGGGTCTGGCTTGGCTCATTTTTAAACATAACCTAATAATTTAAAATTCCCTTTAGATACTCCGCTAACGCATCAGCAGACATTCGATGAGATAACTCACCCGGATGGCTTCTGGCGCCCACCGTCTTCTCGGTCGTATCTGGAAGCTGTATTACCGAGACTTTCATATCGCCAGCCTGTTTCGTATAAGCGTCAACAGCACGATAGATCGCTGGCATCATCGGGAATCCAAGCATGCCGTATGCCCATACGAGATGCGCCTCTGGATTATTTTTTCGAAGTTTGGTCAGGAACTGGCTTACGGCTTTCTCAAAGGAAACCAGATCCTCTTCACGATAAGTGCCGTCTTCATTCAAACGTTGCTTGTACACCTTTCCGGTAACGGGGTCCTTCCATTCAGGTGTCTGAAAGGCGCCCCCATCATTGCTCCCCAGATTAACCACTACGATATCCGGCTGCCAGGAGTTGAAATCATGCTTGTCCCCTGCGCCGAGTGCTTTATTTCTATCTCCGGTCACCAATCCACAGACTTGTTCGTAATAATCAGGGATGTTCGCATTCGGATTGTTATCCCAACTCGTCAGCACACCCCAGCCGCTCTGTGAGATAACGCGGTATTCTGCATTCAACGCTTCTGCTGTCATGGCCGTATAATTATGTATGGCACTGAACCACATCGGAATCCAATCCTCTTCTTCTTTGGCCCCAATCGCACCTTCTCCGGATGTAATACTGTCACCGATAAATTCAATCTTGTACGGTTTTTCCTCTACAGGCAGGAAGACACCATCCGATTTAAACGCATAAATCTGCAATGAACAGCCTGGGTCTCCATTCATGGCCTGTGTATCTTTGACGATGCGTACATTTTTCACCACAGTTTCGTTCATGCCTCGGAATACGCAGATCCAATACCTTCCCGCCGTTAACATCTGTCTACTCACTGGTACACCGTTAATCAGAATGCTGATCCAGGGCTCGTTCATATCATAATCAGACTCAATCTCCACCCACAATTCAGAGCCCTTTACATTAAGTTCAATCGCACTTCCGGTCCAAAACAAGGTTAAAGGCGACCGTTGTCCTGTCGTTCTGCCATGTACTTTGAGATGGCTTACATCAGACAACGCGTACGTCTGTAATTTCTCATTAGTCTTCACGATGTATTTCCTCCCGCATGATTATTGCCCCAGAGGGCAGTATCATCTGACTAGATTTTGAGAAAATGGTCTACATGCTTCTGGTACTTCTCGTACCAGATTTTCCATTCTTCTTCACGAGATTCCAAGGTACGACCATCCAGTAATGCCTCAATGACGTTCAGGCAGACATGCCACCCAGCTAGATCCTTAGGTGTATGGCTTGTGATGTGATGGATGGTTTCAAGCAGCAGCAGACGACACCCATTCGGCTCCGGATATAGCTCAAACCGAACCCGGTCTTCTGCCCAGGTATATTCGAGAACGGAATGCGGCACAAAGTCCAGAATTTGAAGAACCAGGAACGTACCATCCGGCATATTAAACTTGATGCTTCCACCTTCCCGAAGATCTGTTACTTCGAGTTCGGAGAACCACTTTGCAAGCTTTTCGTTTTCCGTTAAATAAGACCATACATCCTCCGCAGCATGCTTCCAATGACGTTCGAAACGGGCCATGTTTCCAGTTGGCGTTTGTTTCAGATCAGCAATCATAGCGTATGCAATGCCTGAAGCGCTTCCTCTTTTGTTTTCAAAAAGAAAACATGCTTGCCATGGTTGCACTCATAGATGAAGTCTCTGAGACTTTTGCTGTTGTATCCATCAAAATCCCCGACAATGGCAAGTTTCACCTGATAATTCACGTATTTCTGCAAAATATCACCCGCAAGCTTGGTCTTCAATTCGAAGAAGTCTTCGGTAAGGTTGGATTTATTAATCAGGATTTTATGCGCGTCATCCGTGTATTTCACGGAGGCCATTAGATCCAGTGCATCCTGTGCATTGTTAATAACGATGTCATTGCTTTCGATGATGGCAACCTTGGAGCTGCCTTGTTGATCAATGATGATATCCATTTTATTTCCCTCTCCTCTATTACATTTTTTGAATGAATACTTTTTCGGTCATGAATACTCCGAAATAAAAAAGAAGCTGAATTCATGGGATACTACTTTCCAATGAGATGGGCATCGGATTTCCAGCTTTGATACCATTCGTTGATATGTTCGCTGACCGGCATATCCAAATCCTGTTGCATTCTGGTAGTTAAAAGACGATACTGCTCCTCTACACCGTGAACCTCATTTATCGAATCATATAGTTTCATGAGTGTGAAGTAGCTCTCCTCTTCGTTAGGAAGCATGTCCTGGATGCATTCCGTAATCTCGATCGCTTTTCTCTGCATCCCCTGCTGCTCGTAAAACTCAGATAGCTGTCTCATATGGTACAACCATAAATAGCGAAGTCTCTCCCGCTCATGTTCCGCCCAGACATATTCATAATTCCCGAGGTATGTGCCTTTGTACAGACTCAGCACATGTTCATAAGCGTCAGCCGTATTAGCGTCCACGACCTTCCATTGTCGCATCTCGCTTTCCCATAGTTCGGTATCCACTTGCGCATCCCCTAATTCCAACTTGTATCCCGCTTCCAGATGTCCGCTTTGAATCGTGATCATATCCATATGATGGGCTTTTAGCGTCTGGCGTACATGATAGATCGCCGTGTACAGCTGATGTAACGTCTTGGATTCTTCGAGATCTGGCCAGAGAAGTTCAAGTAACGTACTACGATAAACAATCTGATTGCGATGATGGAGTAAATAGGCGAATAATTCCTGTGCCTTGCTGGTACGCCATTTGACAGTCTGTGCATCCATACCTGGCAGCTTGAATTGTATCTGATTAAAACAGCAAATTAACGGCAACTTGATATCCCGCGTTATATTCACACGCTTTAATTTCAATTTTTCTTTGACCCGCAGTAAGGTTTGATGCAAACGCCCTTGTTGAACCGGCTTCATGATATAGTCCAACGCATACAACTCAAAAGCACGTACAGCATATTGGTCATAACTGGTCACAAAAATAATCTCGACTCCGGGTGCCGCTCCCTGAATCTGCCGACCCAGAGCCAACCCATCGATTTCCGGCATATGAATATCCAGAAATACAACATCAGGCCGATGAATAAGCACACCTGTCATCACCTCTGTTGGGTCCGAATATGTAGCAGCAACTTCAATTCCGCTTACTTCCCTCTCTAACGATTTTCTAAGCCCAATCAGTGCCAATCGTTCGTCGTCAACCAATATGACTTTCATCAGGAGCTTCCTCCTCGACCCAGCTGTCATCAAATTTTAATCATCATTATATCACAGCATTTTACCGTTCTCTTATTCATTTTGAATGAGAATTTAACATCCGATCCTGCATCTTGAAAACACATAAAGCCCATGGCTTACATCTGGGTCTGACCATGGGTATCCATAATTAAATTCGCTGTGGGAATCGATACGACAAATGTGGAGCCCTTATCGCCTTGCGGCCCCGATTCCACCCGGATTTGGCCTTCCAACGAATGAACGATATCACGTACATGGGACAGGCCGATCCCGGTCGCTGCAATGCCCACGTCATTGAATTTGGTTGTATAACCCGGTTCGAAGATTACGTCTCGTTTCGCCTCTGGTACCCCTTTTCCAGAATCAATGACTTCAAAATGCACATCCCCATCCTGCTGCAAAACCCGAATCCGGATCGTTCCTTCATTCTCAATGGCTTCCACCGCATTAGCAATCAGATTGTTCATCACGGTTAAGAGAGGAATGTAGTAAGGGGAATCGCACTCATATTGCTGCTCCAAGTGAATCTCAATCTTTTTGTTCAGCATTTCACTATACTTCCGGTTTCCTTTGGTCGCAAAGTTCAATACCTCGGATAGACTCATATGGACTGATTTTTCGCTATCGTACAATTTCAACAGACCTGCAAGGATACGCTGGGAGTCTTTCTTGACCTCATGAATTTGTTGGGCGATGCCGAGCGTCCGCTGGCTATATTGGTTCAAGTCCTGCTCTCTGAGATCCCGATAAAGGTCATAGCTGTCTACGGCAATACCTTCAATCGTATTCATGGCTTTTTTCAGATAAAAGACTTCACCGTACAGACCTGAGTTCACACTCAGCATCTGTTCCATCCGTTTCTCTTGCTCCGCATGCAGCAATCGCATCTGCCTCACCGCAAAGCTGTTATACAGTCCAATAATAAAGTAGCTTCGCAAACCACCAAGCACCAGCAAATAAAGCCATTCTTTCATATAAAAAATATTAGTCCCACTCAACACACCGCGAATGAAAAGCTCCACGAGATTAGAGGAAAAATCAATGCACGTAATCAACCCACCCAGCAGCAGAGGCGGTATCTCATAGAATCTGTCCTTGAACTTGCTGAGGCCATAGGTAAACACGACATAATACATTCCCGCGCCCAGATTGTCCTTCATGCTTTCAATGATTGATATCGAATGGACATGATTCAGTAAATCAGCTGACTGAAAGATGAAGTTCGCAATTCCCGCCAAAATTCCCGTCTTTACATAAGACAGATGAGGCATAATCATCAGCAAAAATAAAAGTATACTAACACCCAAACCAATCCGAAAGTAATCCTCTCGAAAAGGATTTATTTTAAAAAGCGCCCCCATAGCCGTCGCAAGAGCAACAGCAAACATTTGCACATTTTCGTTTCGAACCCAATGACGCATAGCCATATTCCACCCACCATAACCCCGATTAAGCGCGATCCGTCCATTTGCGCTTCTGATGTTAAATATACTAACTGTCTATGATCCCCGTTATCTTGATGCTGGATACTTCATCGCAAAAAATCCGGAGAGGAAAT includes:
- a CDS encoding sensor histidine kinase, which codes for MAMRHWVRNENVQMFAVALATAMGALFKINPFREDYFRIGLGVSILLFLLMIMPHLSYVKTGILAGIANFIFQSADLLNHVHSISIIESMKDNLGAGMYYVVFTYGLSKFKDRFYEIPPLLLGGLITCIDFSSNLVELFIRGVLSGTNIFYMKEWLYLLVLGGLRSYFIIGLYNSFAVRQMRLLHAEQEKRMEQMLSVNSGLYGEVFYLKKAMNTIEGIAVDSYDLYRDLREQDLNQYSQRTLGIAQQIHEVKKDSQRILAGLLKLYDSEKSVHMSLSEVLNFATKGNRKYSEMLNKKIEIHLEQQYECDSPYYIPLLTVMNNLIANAVEAIENEGTIRIRVLQQDGDVHFEVIDSGKGVPEAKRDVIFEPGYTTKFNDVGIAATGIGLSHVRDIVHSLEGQIRVESGPQGDKGSTFVVSIPTANLIMDTHGQTQM
- a CDS encoding helix-turn-helix transcriptional regulator translates to MNNRKLALMRLMDSRKKFTARELAERFQVSIRTIQRDLNDLQELGFPLYTEVGVNGGYRVLPNRILPPLQLTQHEALGLFMMIEYLENVPDFPYGSIREHLAEEYYSTLPQDVQDLITRMRQHITFLQHHAVQAEALTTEILGAAVDKREIEFIYHSRQGDKKVQVFPVGIYYDHGYWYMPARRKDRVLLYRVDRMQELVMLDSINESVPSLQEWLNLKEERESIEVVLQFTDFGARLAGSDVLFKSVEGNEWRGLVPPEEFPFTARRLLSFGPEVKVIEPLELQQQVREMLERSLNQY
- a CDS encoding DUF4180 domain-containing protein, which gives rise to MDIIIDQQGSSKVAIIESNDIVINNAQDALDLMASVKYTDDAHKILINKSNLTEDFFELKTKLAGDILQKYVNYQVKLAIVGDFDGYNSKSLRDFIYECNHGKHVFFLKTKEEALQALHTL
- a CDS encoding dihydrofolate reductase family protein, which gives rise to MMSNNKTVLYIAMSLDGYIARPDGSVDWLFDVEGDGGDNGYGEFYSTIGTVVMGRLTYEEVLKLSEDFPYADRPTYVLSRSKQAPAPHVQFTNEAVENLIPRLKQDSSGDIWIVGGGQVVQAVLQQQLLDEVEIAIIPKILGEGIPLFPTGTVPTHFRMIHKQTLGQIISIRYQVIGK
- a CDS encoding response regulator → MKVILVDDERLALIGLRKSLEREVSGIEVAATYSDPTEVMTGVLIHRPDVVFLDIHMPEIDGLALGRQIQGAAPGVEIIFVTSYDQYAVRAFELYALDYIMKPVQQGRLHQTLLRVKEKLKLKRVNITRDIKLPLICCFNQIQFKLPGMDAQTVKWRTSKAQELFAYLLHHRNQIVYRSTLLELLWPDLEESKTLHQLYTAIYHVRQTLKAHHMDMITIQSGHLEAGYKLELGDAQVDTELWESEMRQWKVVDANTADAYEHVLSLYKGTYLGNYEYVWAEHERERLRYLWLYHMRQLSEFYEQQGMQRKAIEITECIQDMLPNEEESYFTLMKLYDSINEVHGVEEQYRLLTTRMQQDLDMPVSEHINEWYQSWKSDAHLIGK
- a CDS encoding SGNH/GDSL hydrolase family protein, translated to MKTNEKLQTYALSDVSHLKVHGRTTGQRSPLTLFWTGSAIELNVKGSELWVEIESDYDMNEPWISILINGVPVSRQMLTAGRYWICVFRGMNETVVKNVRIVKDTQAMNGDPGCSLQIYAFKSDGVFLPVEEKPYKIEFIGDSITSGEGAIGAKEEEDWIPMWFSAIHNYTAMTAEALNAEYRVISQSGWGVLTSWDNNPNANIPDYYEQVCGLVTGDRNKALGAGDKHDFNSWQPDIVVVNLGSNDGGAFQTPEWKDPVTGKVYKQRLNEDGTYREEDLVSFEKAVSQFLTKLRKNNPEAHLVWAYGMLGFPMMPAIYRAVDAYTKQAGDMKVSVIQLPDTTEKTVGARSHPGELSHRMSADALAEYLKGILNY
- a CDS encoding SRPBCC family protein → MIADLKQTPTGNMARFERHWKHAAEDVWSYLTENEKLAKWFSELEVTDLREGGSIKFNMPDGTFLVLQILDFVPHSVLEYTWAEDRVRFELYPEPNGCRLLLLETIHHITSHTPKDLAGWHVCLNVIEALLDGRTLESREEEWKIWYEKYQKHVDHFLKI